One Ahaetulla prasina isolate Xishuangbanna chromosome 1, ASM2864084v1, whole genome shotgun sequence DNA window includes the following coding sequences:
- the FOSL2 gene encoding fos-related antigen 2 isoform X1, which translates to MYQDFPTNFDTSSRGSSTSPGHPETYPSITTQQKFRVDMPGSSNTFIPTLNAITTSQDLQWMVQPTVITSMPSAYSRSHPYSHALPNLSSVTGHTALQRPGVIKTIGTTVGRRRRDEQLSPEEEEKRRIRRERNKLAAAKCRNRRRELTEKLQAETEELEEEKSVLQKEIAELEKEKEKLKFMLMAHSPMCKISPEGHRTPPPHNLQALRTGMSGPVVVKQEPVEEEIPSSSSDPEKGQRSVIKPISIVGGFYGEEPLNTPIVVTSTPAVTPGTSNLVFTYPSVLDQDSPLTPSESCSKAHRRSSSSGDQSSDSLNSPTLLAL; encoded by the exons ATGTACCAGGACTTTCCGACAAATTTTGATACCTCCTCTCGGGGCAGCAGCACTTCTCCAGGACATCCGGAAACTTACCCGAGCATCACAACTCAACAG AAATTCCGGGTCGATATGCCAGGATCGAGCAACACATTTATTCCTACTCTCAACGCAATAACCACCAGCCAAGACCTACAGTGGATGGTTCAGCCCACCGTGATAACCTCCATGCCAAGTGCCTACTCTCGCTCGCATCCCTACAGCCACGCATTGCCGAACCTGTCTTCGGTTACTGGACACACAGCCCTACAAAGGCCTGGTGTTATTAAAACCATTGGGACCACCGTGGGCAGGAGAAGAAGAGATGAGCAG TTATCACCTGAAGAAGAAGAGAAGCGAAGAATTAGAAGAGAAAGGAACAAACTAGCAGCAGCAAAATGCCGTAACAGGCGCCGAGAGCTGACTGAGAAACTCCAGGCA GAAACAGAGGAGCTGGAGGAGGAAAAATCGGTGCTGCAAAAGGAGATTGCTGaactagagaaagagaaagagaagctgAAATTCATGTTAATGGCCCATAGCCCCATGTGCAAGATCAGCCCCGAGGGGCATCGAACCCCTCCACCTCATAACCTCCAGGCCCTGAGGACTGGAATGAGCGGCCCTGTGGTGGTGAAGCAAGAGCCTGTGGAGGAAGAGATCCCCTCTTCCTCGTCAGATCCCGAAAAAGGGCAGAGATCTGTCATTAAGCCCATCAGCATTGTTGGGGGGTTTTATGGAGAAGAGCCACTCAACACACCTATTGTGGTGACTTCGACTCCTGCTGTTACCCCTGGAACATCCAACTTGGTCTTCACTTATCCCAGCGTGCTGGACCAGGATTCACCACTCACCCCATCAGAATCCTGTTCCAAAGCTCACCGGAGGAGCAGCAGCAGTGGAGATCAGTCATCTGATTCCTTGAACTCTCCAACTCTACTGGCGCTGTAA
- the FOSL2 gene encoding fos-related antigen 2 isoform X2 yields the protein MPGSSNTFIPTLNAITTSQDLQWMVQPTVITSMPSAYSRSHPYSHALPNLSSVTGHTALQRPGVIKTIGTTVGRRRRDEQLSPEEEEKRRIRRERNKLAAAKCRNRRRELTEKLQAETEELEEEKSVLQKEIAELEKEKEKLKFMLMAHSPMCKISPEGHRTPPPHNLQALRTGMSGPVVVKQEPVEEEIPSSSSDPEKGQRSVIKPISIVGGFYGEEPLNTPIVVTSTPAVTPGTSNLVFTYPSVLDQDSPLTPSESCSKAHRRSSSSGDQSSDSLNSPTLLAL from the exons ATGCCAGGATCGAGCAACACATTTATTCCTACTCTCAACGCAATAACCACCAGCCAAGACCTACAGTGGATGGTTCAGCCCACCGTGATAACCTCCATGCCAAGTGCCTACTCTCGCTCGCATCCCTACAGCCACGCATTGCCGAACCTGTCTTCGGTTACTGGACACACAGCCCTACAAAGGCCTGGTGTTATTAAAACCATTGGGACCACCGTGGGCAGGAGAAGAAGAGATGAGCAG TTATCACCTGAAGAAGAAGAGAAGCGAAGAATTAGAAGAGAAAGGAACAAACTAGCAGCAGCAAAATGCCGTAACAGGCGCCGAGAGCTGACTGAGAAACTCCAGGCA GAAACAGAGGAGCTGGAGGAGGAAAAATCGGTGCTGCAAAAGGAGATTGCTGaactagagaaagagaaagagaagctgAAATTCATGTTAATGGCCCATAGCCCCATGTGCAAGATCAGCCCCGAGGGGCATCGAACCCCTCCACCTCATAACCTCCAGGCCCTGAGGACTGGAATGAGCGGCCCTGTGGTGGTGAAGCAAGAGCCTGTGGAGGAAGAGATCCCCTCTTCCTCGTCAGATCCCGAAAAAGGGCAGAGATCTGTCATTAAGCCCATCAGCATTGTTGGGGGGTTTTATGGAGAAGAGCCACTCAACACACCTATTGTGGTGACTTCGACTCCTGCTGTTACCCCTGGAACATCCAACTTGGTCTTCACTTATCCCAGCGTGCTGGACCAGGATTCACCACTCACCCCATCAGAATCCTGTTCCAAAGCTCACCGGAGGAGCAGCAGCAGTGGAGATCAGTCATCTGATTCCTTGAACTCTCCAACTCTACTGGCGCTGTAA